The following are from one region of the Tindallia californiensis genome:
- the mnmE gene encoding tRNA uridine-5-carboxymethylaminomethyl(34) synthesis GTPase MnmE: MEDTIAAISTASGEAGIGIIRISGTESLQKALMIYETKNGKKVTRLQDRRLTYGKIMDPHTGKMIDEALVCYMKAPHTYTTEDVVEIQCHGGYISLKRIMEALLDQGVRSAEPGEFTKRAFLSGRLDLSQAEAVMDLIGSKTDLSHEAALGQLEGFLSGKVKKMREELLDLMAAMEVSIDFSEEEDIDEVTFEDVYEKTIPIMDDIQWLIDSAKTGKIIREGLKTVIIGKPNVGKSSLMNALLKESRAIVTDIPGTTRDVIEEQLNLRGIPLVLMDTAGIRDTEDVVEKMGVERAKQLFDQADLVMMMLDASTPVTSEEVALLNMVQKRKALIIINKTDLPSVLDESSLPEWIDSDQILKLSLLESSGLLQLEEALENLVYDGEKNAREKEMVTHLRHQQALEKAYDSLKEGVKALESRMPLDFVQVDYQEAMDQLGAIIGESVKEDLIDHIFSNFCIGK, translated from the coding sequence ATGGAAGATACCATAGCGGCCATTTCAACAGCTTCTGGAGAAGCTGGCATAGGGATCATACGAATTAGTGGAACAGAATCGCTGCAAAAGGCGCTTATGATCTATGAAACAAAAAACGGAAAAAAAGTAACAAGGCTTCAGGACCGAAGACTTACTTATGGAAAGATCATGGATCCACATACTGGAAAGATGATTGATGAAGCATTGGTCTGCTATATGAAAGCGCCTCATACCTATACAACAGAAGATGTGGTGGAGATTCAATGTCATGGTGGTTATATCTCCTTAAAAAGAATTATGGAAGCTTTGTTAGATCAAGGAGTTCGATCAGCGGAGCCCGGTGAGTTTACAAAAAGAGCTTTTTTAAGTGGTAGATTAGATCTTTCTCAGGCAGAAGCCGTTATGGATTTAATTGGTTCCAAAACAGATCTTAGTCATGAAGCAGCTCTCGGACAATTAGAAGGGTTTTTATCTGGCAAAGTAAAAAAAATGAGGGAGGAACTATTGGATCTGATGGCAGCCATGGAAGTGTCCATTGATTTTTCGGAAGAAGAAGATATCGATGAAGTAACTTTTGAGGATGTTTATGAAAAAACCATCCCTATAATGGATGATATCCAGTGGTTAATCGATTCAGCAAAAACAGGAAAAATCATTCGTGAAGGATTAAAAACCGTTATTATTGGGAAACCGAATGTGGGAAAATCCTCATTAATGAATGCTTTGCTGAAAGAATCCAGAGCCATCGTGACAGATATTCCAGGAACTACCCGGGACGTCATTGAAGAACAATTGAATTTAAGAGGGATTCCCTTGGTTTTAATGGACACCGCCGGCATCAGAGATACAGAAGATGTGGTAGAAAAAATGGGAGTCGAAAGAGCAAAACAATTATTTGATCAAGCTGATTTAGTAATGATGATGTTAGATGCCTCTACTCCCGTTACTTCTGAAGAAGTGGCATTACTCAACATGGTACAGAAGCGGAAAGCCTTAATCATTATTAACAAAACGGATTTACCATCGGTTTTAGATGAATCTTCATTGCCAGAATGGATCGATTCAGATCAAATTCTTAAACTGTCTTTACTGGAATCCTCCGGATTGCTTCAATTAGAGGAGGCTTTAGAAAACCTGGTTTATGATGGTGAAAAAAATGCCAGAGAAAAAGAAATGGTGACTCATCTCCGGCATCAGCAAGCCTTGGAAAAAGCATATGATTCCTTAAAAGAAGGTGTGAAGGCATTGGAATCAAGAATGCCGCTGGATTTTGTTCAGGTAGATTATCAGGAAGCAATGGACCAATTAGGAGCTATTATTGGTGAAAGTGTTAAAGAAGACCTGATTGATCATATTTTT
- the jag gene encoding RNA-binding cell elongation regulator Jag/EloR, whose amino-acid sequence MIQKVHATGKTIEEAVENGLKELGCSRDDVEVKILEVPYKGFLGVFGSKEAEVELERKDQTEEVTKQFLQSLFEAMSLDVTIDMKIKSDQMDIELSGPNMGVVIGKRGQTLDSIQYLTSLVVNKQRDKYMKVHMDTENYRQKREETLVRLAHKMAKNVKATRRKMVLEPMNPYERRIIHAALQSEPKIQTFSEGEEPYRKVAIALKK is encoded by the coding sequence GTGATCCAAAAAGTACATGCAACTGGAAAGACGATTGAAGAAGCTGTAGAAAACGGATTGAAAGAGTTAGGTTGCTCCCGTGACGATGTGGAAGTAAAAATTCTTGAAGTACCTTATAAAGGATTTTTAGGTGTTTTTGGAAGCAAAGAAGCTGAAGTGGAATTAGAGCGGAAAGATCAGACAGAAGAAGTAACTAAACAATTTTTACAATCTTTATTTGAAGCCATGAGTTTAGATGTGACCATTGATATGAAGATTAAAAGTGATCAAATGGATATTGAACTCAGCGGACCGAATATGGGCGTTGTGATAGGAAAAAGAGGACAAACCTTAGATTCTATTCAGTACCTTACCTCATTAGTCGTTAATAAACAACGTGATAAATATATGAAAGTTCATATGGACACAGAAAATTATCGACAGAAGAGAGAGGAAACACTTGTTCGATTAGCTCATAAAATGGCTAAAAATGTAAAAGCTACCAGAAGAAAAATGGTATTGGAACCAATGAACCCTTATGAACGAAGAATCATTCATGCCGCTCTTCAGAGCGAACCGAAAATTCAGACGTTTAGTGAGGGAGAAGAACCTTACCGTAAAGTAGCCATTGCATTAAAGAAATAA
- a CDS encoding YidC/Oxa1 family membrane protein insertase, whose amino-acid sequence MRFFAEPLSQLLHLVYGVVGDYGISIVIFTILVKLVLIPLTVKQTKSMKKMQDIQPKIKELQKQYKNDKEKMNQKVMELYKEHNVNPAGGCLPLLIQFPIIIGLFTVLRVPADYGFTPEMVQQGFLWIEDISATPNIVFSEFSASMIPEMIMPLLAGATTYLSSKTMQAANKGGGNPQQESMQKMMLYFFPLMLIYMSMQFPNGLILYWVVSNLFQTAQQLIINRPTPLSTGKGSEAS is encoded by the coding sequence TTGAGATTTTTCGCTGAACCCTTAAGTCAGCTGTTACATCTTGTGTATGGTGTAGTTGGTGATTATGGAATTTCCATTGTTATTTTTACGATTTTGGTGAAGCTTGTTTTAATTCCCCTTACGGTGAAACAGACCAAGTCGATGAAAAAAATGCAAGATATCCAACCAAAAATCAAAGAACTACAAAAGCAATATAAAAACGATAAAGAGAAAATGAACCAAAAAGTGATGGAGTTATATAAAGAACATAATGTTAACCCAGCTGGTGGTTGTTTACCTCTGCTTATTCAATTTCCAATTATTATTGGTCTATTTACTGTCTTAAGAGTACCAGCCGATTACGGCTTTACACCTGAAATGGTTCAACAAGGATTTTTATGGATAGAAGATATTTCCGCAACTCCTAATATTGTCTTCAGTGAATTCTCAGCATCAATGATTCCTGAAATGATTATGCCTTTATTAGCAGGAGCGACCACCTATCTTTCCAGTAAAACCATGCAGGCGGCCAATAAAGGTGGCGGAAATCCACAACAGGAATCGATGCAAAAGATGATGCTTTATTTCTTTCCTTTAATGCTTATTTATATGTCGATGCAATTTCCGAATGGTTTAATTTTGTATTGGGTGGTAAGCAATTTATTCCAGACGGCACAGCAATTGATCATTAACCGACCCACCCCCTTATCTACCGGTAAAGGAAGTGAAGCCTCGTGA
- the yidD gene encoding membrane protein insertion efficiency factor YidD has protein sequence MWIKRIVIFLIKGYQRYISPLTGSVCRFYPTCSQYSLEAYEIHGFLKGTWLTLKRLSKCHPCHSGGVDRVPGKK, from the coding sequence TTGTGGATAAAGCGGATAGTCATTTTCCTTATTAAAGGATATCAGCGTTACATATCACCACTAACAGGAAGCGTCTGTCGCTTTTATCCTACCTGCTCTCAGTACAGTCTGGAAGCTTATGAAATTCATGGGTTTTTGAAAGGAACATGGTTAACCCTAAAACGTCTCTCAAAATGTCATCCATGTCATTCAGGAGGAGTGGACCGGGTACCTGGCAAAAAGTAA
- the rnpA gene encoding ribonuclease P protein component produces the protein MKPVPTIKKNKEFRTIYQKGKSVANRNLVLYYRKNPQVETRIGITVSKKVGKSVVRNKVKRRLKEILREKGDQLPKGYDLVWIARISCSEADYHTLQKAVTHLLNRTFFSKNRSSKKSMEKGSAE, from the coding sequence GTGAAACCCGTCCCGACTATTAAAAAGAACAAAGAATTTCGTACGATTTATCAAAAAGGAAAATCGGTGGCGAACCGTAACTTAGTCCTTTACTATCGAAAAAATCCACAGGTAGAAACACGAATAGGCATTACGGTATCAAAAAAAGTCGGAAAAAGTGTGGTACGGAACAAAGTAAAACGACGGCTAAAAGAAATATTACGGGAAAAGGGTGACCAGCTGCCCAAGGGCTATGATTTGGTATGGATAGCTCGTATAAGCTGCAGTGAAGCAGATTACCACACGCTGCAAAAAGCCGTTACACATCTTCTGAACAGAACTTTCTTTTCGAAAAATCGATCCTCAAAAAAATCGATGGAAAAAGGATCTGCAGAATAA
- the rpmH gene encoding 50S ribosomal protein L34, whose product MKRTYQPKRRQRSKEHGFRKRMRTKSGRNILRNRRRRGRKVLTA is encoded by the coding sequence GTGAAAAGAACTTACCAGCCAAAAAGAAGACAAAGAAGTAAAGAGCATGGCTTCCGGAAAAGAATGAGAACAAAGAGCGGAAGAAATATATTAAGAAACAGAAGAAGAAGAGGAAGAAAAGTGCTGACTGCATAA
- the dnaA gene encoding chromosomal replication initiator protein DnaA codes for MDQQLSQIWDETLSVIEQEVTGVSFDTWIKVIEPLRVQDDANQIIFRAPNQFIKNILSDRYLILIKNAIKEVTSCSYDVVFQLPDEVKTVDSTTLVTNTEEEKTGNNQSSTEKTQTATTIQTANNNLNPKYIFDTFVVGNSNRFAHAASVAVSEAPAKAYNPLFIYGGVGLGKTHLMHAIGHHILQSNKQMKVFYSSSETFTNELINSIRDDKNIEFRNKYRNVDVLLIDDIQFIANKERTQEEFFHTFNALHQYNKQIIISSDRPPKEIPTLEERLRSRFEWGLIADIQPPDYETRIAILRKKAHLEQLNVSDDVLLFIAKKIQSNIRELEGALNRIVVHCKLNNNELNIDTASRIINEVFTTQSKQINVGFIKEYISNQYSIKAEDLDSTKRTRSIAFPRQIAMYLTRELTDLSLPKIGKEFGNRDHTTVMHAHDKIVKEMEKDDRLKQRVEEMLREIKGGD; via the coding sequence ATGGATCAGCAGTTATCACAGATATGGGACGAAACACTTAGTGTCATTGAACAGGAAGTGACCGGTGTTAGTTTTGATACCTGGATTAAAGTCATCGAACCTTTAAGGGTACAGGACGATGCAAATCAAATTATTTTTCGTGCCCCCAATCAGTTTATTAAAAATATTTTAAGTGACCGTTATCTCATCCTAATCAAAAATGCCATCAAAGAGGTGACATCCTGTTCTTATGACGTGGTTTTTCAGCTCCCTGATGAAGTGAAAACAGTTGATAGCACAACCTTAGTTACTAATACAGAAGAAGAAAAAACAGGAAACAATCAATCTTCCACAGAGAAAACTCAAACAGCCACAACGATTCAGACAGCTAACAATAATCTTAACCCCAAGTATATTTTTGATACCTTTGTGGTTGGTAACAGTAACCGTTTTGCTCATGCCGCATCGGTAGCTGTCTCTGAGGCACCAGCAAAAGCCTATAATCCCCTCTTTATTTATGGAGGTGTCGGCTTAGGAAAAACGCATCTGATGCATGCCATTGGCCATCACATCTTACAAAGTAATAAACAAATGAAAGTTTTTTATTCATCTTCAGAAACCTTTACCAATGAACTGATAAATTCAATCCGGGATGATAAAAACATTGAATTTCGAAATAAATATCGAAATGTGGATGTATTACTGATTGATGATATCCAGTTTATTGCTAATAAAGAAAGAACCCAGGAAGAGTTTTTCCACACTTTTAATGCCCTTCACCAATATAATAAACAAATTATTATTTCCAGTGACCGACCACCAAAAGAAATCCCTACTTTGGAAGAAAGGCTTCGAAGTCGATTTGAATGGGGTTTAATTGCCGATATTCAACCGCCGGATTATGAAACAAGGATTGCCATCCTGCGAAAAAAAGCTCATTTAGAACAATTAAATGTTTCTGATGATGTTTTACTCTTTATTGCTAAAAAAATACAATCCAATATCCGGGAGTTAGAAGGAGCCTTAAACCGAATCGTAGTCCATTGCAAACTTAATAATAATGAACTGAATATTGATACCGCCAGTCGTATTATTAATGAAGTCTTCACTACTCAGTCAAAACAGATTAATGTAGGATTTATTAAAGAATATATTTCTAATCAATATAGCATCAAAGCAGAAGATCTAGATTCTACCAAACGTACTCGTTCTATTGCTTTTCCCAGACAAATCGCCATGTATTTAACCAGAGAACTGACCGATTTATCTTTACCTAAAATAGGTAAAGAATTTGGTAATCGGGATCATACAACAGTGATGCATGCCCATGATAAAATTGTCAAAGAAATGGAAAAAGATGATCGCTTAAAACAACGGGTTGAAGAAATGTTAAGAGAAATAAAAGGTGGGGATTAA
- the dnaN gene encoding DNA polymerase III subunit beta has product MRFTIDQKDLMKSLSTVQKGVSSKTTLPVLKGVFVEASENYLKLVTTDLEIGIEHFVSAEVEEDGIFVADAKLLSSYIRKLPSRPVTFTVDEQNQLTISCDHISFTLHLLEKEEFPELPIVMAENSFTIPQELFKSMVHQTVFCASQDETKPSLLGLRVELKDQNLRLIGVDGFRLAYRNSPVESDLEEGFTIPVKAMNELIQITGDTPSPMQIAFTDKQIVFSLDNTKMISRRIEKAFIEYENILPNEHETRMVLRKDALQSAVDRASLLGSEGKSSLMKWNLENGELMMFSHTQTGQMKEKVTVEQEGDNMEIAFNARYLMDALRVIEEEEIAIHIINHRSPALIKPVEGDHYLHLVLPVRMATTEEE; this is encoded by the coding sequence ATGCGTTTCACCATCGATCAAAAGGACCTAATGAAAAGTTTATCTACGGTTCAAAAAGGCGTTTCCAGCAAAACAACCCTTCCTGTTCTGAAAGGTGTTTTCGTCGAAGCGTCAGAAAACTACTTGAAATTAGTCACGACAGATCTGGAAATAGGAATTGAACATTTTGTTTCTGCAGAAGTGGAAGAAGATGGCATTTTTGTTGCTGATGCAAAGTTATTATCCTCTTATATAAGAAAACTACCTTCCCGACCAGTGACGTTTACGGTAGATGAACAGAATCAATTAACCATATCCTGTGACCATATTTCTTTCACGTTGCATTTACTGGAAAAAGAAGAGTTTCCGGAATTACCTATTGTGATGGCGGAAAACTCTTTTACGATTCCACAGGAGTTATTTAAAAGCATGGTACACCAAACGGTATTTTGTGCCTCTCAGGATGAAACAAAACCTTCCCTGCTAGGGTTAAGAGTCGAATTAAAAGACCAGAACCTAAGGTTAATCGGTGTTGACGGGTTTCGGTTAGCTTATCGAAACAGTCCGGTAGAATCTGATTTAGAAGAAGGTTTTACCATACCTGTAAAGGCCATGAATGAATTAATTCAGATTACAGGAGATACACCGTCTCCCATGCAGATTGCTTTTACGGATAAACAAATTGTTTTCTCTCTGGACAATACAAAAATGATCTCCAGAAGAATTGAGAAAGCCTTTATTGAATATGAAAATATTTTGCCAAATGAACACGAAACCAGAATGGTTCTAAGAAAAGATGCCCTTCAAAGTGCGGTAGATCGTGCTTCTTTATTGGGAAGCGAAGGAAAAAGCAGCTTAATGAAATGGAACCTTGAAAATGGTGAATTAATGATGTTTTCTCATACACAAACTGGTCAGATGAAAGAAAAGGTGACGGTGGAGCAAGAAGGAGATAATATGGAGATTGCTTTTAACGCCCGTTACTTAATGGACGCTTTACGAGTTATTGAAGAAGAAGAAATTGCCATTCATATCATTAATCACCGAAGCCCTGCACTTATTAAGCCGGTAGAAGGAGATCACTATTTACACTTAGTTCTTCCTGTCAGAATGGCAACAACGGAAGAAGAATAA
- a CDS encoding RNA-binding S4 domain-containing protein, translating to MKSFQIEGEWIKLDQLLKAAEIVDSGGQAKIFINAGIVTVNGEIVYQRGKKIYPGDEVTVDHQQIKIT from the coding sequence ATGAAATCTTTTCAGATTGAAGGGGAATGGATAAAACTGGATCAATTACTGAAAGCGGCTGAAATAGTGGATAGTGGTGGTCAGGCAAAAATATTTATTAATGCTGGTATTGTCACCGTAAATGGAGAAATCGTATACCAGAGAGGGAAAAAAATATATCCTGGCGATGAAGTGACGGTAGACCATCAACAGATCAAGATCACCTAA
- the recF gene encoding DNA replication/repair protein RecF (All proteins in this family for which functions are known are DNA-binding proteins that assist the filamentation of RecA onto DNA for the initiation of recombination or recombinational repair.), translated as MLLNSVKIKNYRNYDQEEMTFGPGLNVFIGENAQGKTNLLEALYLCATLRSFRTRKDRELIKKEEDQAYIKLEVSSQEGEKTLEMLLKKDQKKRVKKNGLSVTSISDLLGTVKAVLFSPEDLKIVKDSPLERRQFMDSEIIQTSPRYYHSLKSYQKIVKQRNQLLKKMDVNEEQLMVWDQQLSEYASMVLQLRHQFLSELLALAKPIHQAITEGKEALDLEYSPGIKLPKDWYRYAQVDLRDYIQGEMERYRKKDLYHRTTHLGPHRDDIHFMINGMEVRRFGSQGQKRTVVLSLKLAVLEWVKKESGEYPVLMLDDVTSELDHKRQEYLLHYLKPIQTFITTTHFDEKMKKNSEGSFFLIQDGKIKKKTW; from the coding sequence TTGCTTCTGAACAGCGTTAAAATAAAAAATTATCGGAATTATGATCAGGAAGAAATGACATTTGGTCCTGGTCTGAATGTCTTTATTGGCGAAAATGCTCAAGGGAAGACTAATTTGCTGGAAGCTTTGTATTTATGTGCCACCCTTCGTTCCTTTCGAACCAGAAAAGATAGGGAATTAATAAAAAAAGAGGAAGATCAGGCTTATATTAAACTGGAAGTAAGCAGTCAAGAAGGCGAAAAAACCCTGGAAATGCTGTTAAAAAAAGATCAGAAGAAAAGGGTTAAGAAGAATGGCTTAAGCGTGACATCAATTAGCGATTTATTAGGAACGGTGAAAGCCGTTCTTTTTTCGCCGGAAGACCTTAAAATTGTTAAAGACAGCCCTTTGGAAAGAAGACAGTTTATGGATAGCGAAATCATTCAAACCTCACCACGTTATTATCACAGCCTTAAAAGCTACCAAAAAATAGTAAAGCAACGAAATCAATTACTTAAAAAAATGGATGTCAACGAAGAACAACTTATGGTGTGGGATCAGCAATTATCCGAATATGCCAGTATGGTTCTACAGTTGCGACACCAATTTTTATCAGAATTATTAGCCTTGGCAAAACCAATTCATCAAGCAATAACGGAAGGAAAAGAAGCTTTAGATCTGGAATACAGTCCGGGGATAAAATTACCAAAGGATTGGTATCGCTATGCACAAGTGGATTTAAGGGATTATATTCAAGGGGAAATGGAAAGGTACCGAAAAAAGGACCTTTACCATCGGACAACACATTTAGGCCCTCATCGGGATGATATTCATTTTATGATTAATGGGATGGAAGTAAGGCGATTTGGATCACAGGGACAAAAAAGAACCGTCGTTTTATCCCTTAAATTGGCGGTACTAGAATGGGTAAAAAAAGAATCTGGCGAATATCCTGTATTGATGTTAGATGATGTCACCAGTGAATTGGATCATAAACGTCAAGAATATTTACTGCATTATCTAAAACCAATACAAACCTTTATCACGACCACTCATTTTGATGAAAAAATGAAAAAAAATTCTGAAGGTAGCTTTTTTTTGATTCAAGATGGAAAAATAAAGAAAAAAACATGGTAA
- the gyrB gene encoding DNA topoisomerase (ATP-hydrolyzing) subunit B produces MENQQPNYNADQIQVLEGLEPVRKRPGMYIGSTGSRGLHHLVYEAVDNSIDEALAGYCTEVTVVISDDNAIQVSDNGRGIPVEVHPQTGKSTLETVMTILHAGGKFGGDGYKVSGGLHGVGISVVNALSEYLKVEVKREGYRHVQEYQKGIPLSEICQKEATEETGTSMFFQPDPEIFEEVLFRYESLENRLRELAFLNKGIRINLEDTRPEKEKKSIFHYDGGIREFVRHINKNREAIHESIMYFEKERDNTIVEIAMQYTDSYTENIFTFANNINTQEGGTHLSGFKGAMTRVINDYARKNGYLKEKDLNLLGEDIREGLTAVISVKLMDPQYEGQTKTKLGNSEIKGIVEGFTGEFLDSFLEENPADARIVMDKCLRAQRAREAAKKARELTRRKGVLENTALPGKLADCSERDPSLCEIYIVEGDSAGGSAKQGRDRATQAILPLRGKILNVEKARLDRMLNFSEIRAMITAFGCGIGDEFDLNKLRYHKIIIMTDADVDGAHIRTLLLTFFFRHMKSLVESGHIYIAQPPLYKLSRGKDQRYAYSDEEMKKQMQEMSPEKEGIVGIQRYKGLGEMNPEQLWDTTMNPQTRTLLQVSIEEAAVADEIFTTLMGEKVEPRRQFIENNAKYVTNLDI; encoded by the coding sequence ATGGAAAACCAACAGCCTAACTATAATGCAGATCAGATACAGGTTTTGGAAGGTTTAGAACCAGTAAGAAAAAGACCTGGTATGTACATTGGTAGCACAGGAAGCCGGGGACTTCATCATTTGGTTTATGAAGCCGTTGATAACAGTATTGATGAAGCTTTAGCTGGTTACTGTACGGAAGTTACGGTTGTTATCAGTGATGATAATGCCATCCAGGTATCGGACAATGGTAGGGGCATTCCGGTAGAAGTTCATCCCCAAACAGGAAAATCAACACTGGAAACGGTGATGACTATTTTGCATGCCGGTGGAAAATTTGGCGGTGATGGCTATAAAGTTTCCGGTGGTCTTCATGGTGTTGGAATTTCAGTTGTTAACGCCTTATCAGAATACTTGAAGGTGGAAGTGAAAAGAGAAGGCTATCGGCATGTGCAGGAATATCAAAAAGGCATTCCTTTATCAGAAATATGTCAGAAAGAAGCAACAGAAGAAACGGGTACCAGCATGTTTTTTCAGCCGGATCCGGAAATATTTGAAGAAGTATTGTTTCGTTATGAATCTTTAGAAAATAGATTAAGAGAATTAGCTTTTCTTAATAAAGGCATTCGGATTAATCTGGAAGATACCCGACCAGAAAAAGAAAAAAAGAGCATTTTTCATTATGATGGAGGGATTAGAGAATTTGTCCGTCATATTAATAAAAACCGGGAAGCCATCCATGAAAGCATTATGTATTTTGAAAAAGAACGGGATAATACCATTGTAGAGATTGCCATGCAATACACAGATTCCTATACAGAAAATATTTTCACCTTTGCTAATAATATCAATACCCAGGAAGGTGGCACTCATTTAAGTGGGTTTAAAGGAGCAATGACCAGGGTTATTAATGATTATGCCCGAAAAAATGGATACCTGAAAGAAAAAGACCTTAACCTGCTGGGAGAAGACATAAGAGAAGGATTAACCGCCGTTATTTCTGTGAAATTAATGGACCCACAATATGAAGGTCAGACAAAAACAAAACTGGGCAACAGTGAAATAAAAGGAATTGTGGAAGGTTTTACCGGCGAATTTTTGGATTCTTTTCTGGAAGAAAATCCGGCTGACGCCAGAATTGTCATGGATAAATGCCTTCGTGCCCAAAGAGCCAGAGAAGCGGCTAAAAAAGCCAGAGAACTTACCCGTCGTAAAGGGGTCCTGGAAAACACAGCACTTCCTGGAAAACTAGCTGATTGCTCTGAAAGAGATCCGTCTCTTTGTGAAATATATATTGTCGAGGGTGATAGTGCGGGAGGTAGTGCCAAGCAAGGCAGAGATAGGGCTACCCAAGCGATTTTACCTTTAAGGGGAAAAATTCTTAACGTAGAAAAAGCCCGGTTGGACAGAATGTTAAATTTTTCTGAAATAAGAGCCATGATCACAGCTTTTGGCTGCGGCATTGGGGATGAATTTGACCTAAATAAGCTGCGTTACCATAAAATTATTATTATGACGGATGCGGATGTAGACGGTGCTCATATTCGGACACTATTACTTACTTTCTTTTTCCGTCATATGAAATCCTTAGTGGAAAGTGGTCATATCTATATTGCTCAACCGCCTTTATATAAACTGAGCCGAGGGAAAGATCAGCGATACGCCTATTCGGATGAAGAAATGAAAAAACAGATGCAGGAAATGAGCCCAGAAAAAGAAGGTATCGTTGGTATTCAGCGTTACAAAGGGCTTGGTGAAATGAATCCGGAACAGCTATGGGATACTACCATGAATCCACAGACAAGAACCTTATTACAAGTTAGTATAGAAGAAGCCGCTGTGGCGGACGAAATTTTTACTACCTTGATGGGAGAAAAAGTGGAACCAAGAAGACAGTTTATTGAAAACAATGCAAAATATGTCACCAACCTTGACATATAA